Proteins encoded within one genomic window of Phototrophicus methaneseepsis:
- a CDS encoding NUDIX hydrolase: MSPIDQYPDLFKPEKWFGTTDVQFKLTETPPDAAFIGNVNIVPRVGEKWVMIFAEDWQTWEMPGGTLEPGESYQAALMRELREEAGAECTTYQPLGAWRCYNHGQPYQPHIPHPLFYRYVVTGEVNITGKPLSLPGAETISKVEVVSLKKAVARFVKQGRPDVAALYEIAASRLK, translated from the coding sequence ATGAGCCCGATTGACCAGTATCCTGATCTGTTTAAGCCGGAGAAGTGGTTTGGCACAACCGATGTTCAGTTTAAATTGACAGAAACGCCGCCGGACGCCGCATTCATTGGCAATGTGAACATTGTGCCGCGCGTGGGCGAAAAATGGGTGATGATCTTCGCAGAAGATTGGCAAACCTGGGAGATGCCCGGTGGCACGCTGGAACCAGGTGAATCCTATCAGGCGGCACTGATGCGTGAGCTACGCGAAGAAGCAGGCGCAGAATGCACCACTTATCAGCCGCTAGGGGCATGGCGTTGTTATAATCACGGGCAGCCATACCAGCCGCATATCCCGCACCCTCTCTTTTATCGTTATGTCGTCACCGGTGAAGTAAACATCACAGGGAAGCCGCTCTCGCTGCCGGGTGCTGAGACGATCAGCAAGGTCGAAGTTGTTTCGCTCAAAAAAGCGGTCGCCCGTTTCGTCAAGCAGGGCCGCCCGGATGTCGCCGCCCTGTATGAGATTGCTGCTTCACGCCTGAAGTAA
- a CDS encoding FAD-dependent oxidoreductase translates to MTRLPMRDVVIIGGGLSGLAAAYELEKQQIDYTLIEVKRHLGGSIRSVSRDGFIMDAGPFAIADDLPGDWMAELDLAQATIPLQNKAVIFKEGTQKLVDAIVRRLNGPRMMRMAVSSLGQLGQRYTICLENGLMLDAKSLIIASPARYAERMLYNLAPEVADMLRTYHYDSIHRLSLGYPTAELPDLEAPGDAAYAFIYETHDDARTPEGYSLLHFGLRFSQACQPEALIGLLRQTFNMAEPAAFYDGFWQEADALSSYDDTHDQRVRDMRAQLPDGIALIGSDYCMEPPRYEGVHRLSERIQQGRDAARSMIDYIKA, encoded by the coding sequence TTGACGAGACTACCCATGCGCGATGTCGTCATTATCGGCGGCGGCCTGAGCGGTTTAGCTGCAGCGTATGAATTGGAAAAACAACAGATTGATTACACCCTGATTGAAGTCAAGCGGCACCTGGGGGGCAGTATACGCTCTGTGTCGCGGGATGGCTTCATCATGGATGCGGGCCCTTTCGCCATCGCAGATGACCTGCCCGGTGATTGGATGGCGGAACTGGACCTCGCACAAGCGACAATCCCCCTGCAAAACAAGGCTGTCATCTTCAAAGAGGGAACACAAAAGCTGGTTGATGCTATTGTCAGGCGCTTAAATGGCCCGCGCATGATGCGTATGGCCGTCAGCAGCCTGGGGCAATTGGGCCAGCGCTATACCATCTGCCTAGAGAACGGCCTCATGCTGGATGCAAAATCGCTGATTATCGCCTCGCCAGCGCGCTATGCAGAGCGGATGCTCTACAATCTGGCGCCAGAAGTCGCTGATATGCTGCGCACCTATCATTACGACAGCATCCACCGCTTATCGCTGGGCTATCCCACTGCGGAATTACCCGACCTGGAAGCCCCAGGCGATGCGGCTTATGCGTTCATCTATGAAACGCATGACGACGCACGCACGCCAGAAGGCTACAGCCTACTGCATTTTGGGCTGCGATTCTCCCAGGCGTGCCAGCCGGAAGCGCTCATCGGCCTGCTCCGCCAGACCTTCAACATGGCGGAACCCGCCGCATTTTATGACGGCTTCTGGCAAGAAGCAGATGCGCTTTCCAGCTATGATGATACACACGACCAGCGCGTGCGTGATATGCGGGCCCAACTGCCAGATGGGATCGCCCTCATTGGCAGCGATTATTGTATGGAACCGCCACGCTACGAAGGCGTGCATCGCCTAAGTGAGCGGATTCAGCAGGGGCGCGATGCCGCTCGCAGCATGATCGACTACATCAAAGCCTAG
- a CDS encoding GNAT family N-acetyltransferase produces the protein MPEVNIRQIETDEEILYDFMSLTNYAFRPTPPTINDEERSEMLPTGRERRIVVAYEDGQPRATAAALDMTQNVRGKIYGMGGISPVATHPMGRRQGYARQSLVTLFGIMREAGHVFTGLHPFRESFYERLGYVTFPRIQRVDFDTANLGKLLKMNIPGDVQFQRIKAGYEAIFAPFLQRMQAQTHGMSLKGGLNARLLMDKDEFWLASVQFDGVVEGVMLYQIKGFGGEFDVSRFLTLSSRARYALLAYIARHIDHTKVVTMRLRHEERPQTWLSDMLPRANPDIWLTPMGRVLDVAQVGGMQVGEGAFTARITDAQCEWNNGTWSFVSEGGTLHVAPAEDAEVDLTIQGLGALLYGTHDPHDFVFRGWGDPSPELIARLETMFPRQNPYMFEPY, from the coding sequence ATGCCTGAGGTGAACATTCGTCAGATCGAGACGGATGAAGAAATACTTTACGATTTTATGTCCCTGACGAATTATGCGTTCAGGCCGACGCCGCCAACCATTAATGATGAAGAGCGTTCCGAGATGCTGCCGACTGGGCGCGAACGGCGTATCGTTGTGGCTTATGAAGACGGTCAGCCGCGTGCCACGGCTGCCGCTCTGGATATGACGCAGAATGTGCGCGGCAAGATTTATGGGATGGGCGGCATCAGCCCCGTAGCAACACACCCTATGGGGCGGCGTCAGGGCTATGCACGCCAGTCCCTGGTGACATTATTCGGCATCATGCGAGAAGCAGGCCATGTCTTTACTGGGCTGCATCCATTCCGTGAATCTTTTTATGAACGCCTGGGGTATGTGACGTTCCCACGCATCCAGCGCGTGGATTTTGATACGGCTAATCTGGGTAAATTGCTGAAGATGAATATCCCCGGTGATGTCCAGTTTCAGCGGATTAAAGCCGGTTACGAGGCGATTTTTGCGCCTTTCTTGCAGCGTATGCAGGCTCAGACGCATGGTATGTCTTTAAAAGGTGGCTTGAATGCGCGGCTGCTAATGGATAAAGATGAATTCTGGTTGGCCTCGGTGCAATTTGATGGCGTTGTCGAAGGCGTGATGCTCTATCAGATTAAGGGGTTTGGCGGTGAATTTGATGTTTCTCGCTTCCTGACGCTTTCGTCACGGGCACGTTATGCACTCCTGGCCTATATCGCGCGGCACATCGACCATACCAAAGTTGTGACGATGCGCCTGCGTCATGAAGAGCGCCCTCAAACGTGGCTCTCGGATATGCTACCGCGTGCGAATCCAGATATCTGGTTGACGCCGATGGGGCGTGTGCTGGATGTGGCCCAGGTTGGTGGTATGCAGGTTGGCGAAGGCGCTTTTACAGCCCGTATCACAGATGCGCAGTGTGAATGGAACAATGGTACATGGTCTTTTGTCAGTGAGGGGGGCACGCTGCACGTCGCCCCGGCTGAGGATGCCGAAGTAGATCTGACGATACAGGGCTTGGGGGCACTCCTTTATGGCACGCATGACCCGCACGATTTTGTCTTTCGTGGCTGGGGCGACCCATCACCTGAACTGATTGCACGGCTGGAAACGATGTTCCCGCGCCAAAATCCGTACATGTTCGAACCATACTAA
- the priA gene encoding replication restart helicase PriA produces the protein MLYAEVAINTVVEQTYHYHIPEKLEHRLLKGHLVRVSFGTAMQPGIVVDIHDALPPDIADIQTKPILALLDPDPVMTVMHIELGFWLAKRYLAPVGQCLWLMLPPGITGSSSVEITLLDHEADPGGSVQAQIVSLLREHGDMSRKQLEKLMKRKRISSALSALEESGVIEQDAVLAPPTARPKTVRTARLLIMPDQIAAGQRVSSGQWRIINLLARFPYPLDASLIYEVTGASSSTLKALEDRGFVARGERIAYRDSLADRDFIPTERLELTQEQVRVWDVVRDALNEARKPILTRHQIKSAISPGTAKAVRQKGTAFLLHGVTGSGKTEIYLHAIEHVLAQARQAIFLVPEIALTPQTIQRVAARFPDQVAVVHGSLSTGERYDTWRRARNGEINVVVGTRSALFTPLPDIGLIILDEEHDPSYKHAPPFNPPYYDARAVAERIVQLNDATLILGSATPAMETFYRAQHNEIGYLHLPSRIMGHRNRVQLQAERIGQVTRYKAAEGSAMTIDLPPVQVVDMREELKGGNRGMFSRALQEGLQTVVENGQQAILLLNRRGTASYVFCRDCGYTVECSRCDAPMTYHQADELLHCHRCGYQTMPPTRCPNCGSDRIRYFGAGTQQVEAELSRTFPDIRVIRWDADTAMQPDMHEEILARFVQQEADVMVGTQMIAKGLDLPLVTLVGVVSADPGLALPDFRADERAFQLLTQVAGRAGRGILGGKVIIQTYQPQHPSIAYAAQHDYTGFYAHELLNRRELGYPPFRRMARILVQSTHPVNVQREAERIADELNHRIAKLDLSDTTIIGPAPCFYTRIDKHYRWHILIRSQDPTVLLRGLRLREGIYVDMDVQDVL, from the coding sequence ATGTTATACGCCGAAGTTGCCATCAATACAGTTGTTGAGCAAACGTACCATTATCATATCCCTGAAAAGCTGGAACACCGCCTGCTGAAAGGGCATCTGGTACGGGTGAGCTTCGGCACGGCAATGCAGCCTGGTATCGTGGTGGATATTCACGATGCACTGCCGCCCGACATTGCAGACATTCAGACCAAGCCCATCTTAGCCCTGCTTGATCCAGACCCGGTGATGACGGTAATGCATATTGAGCTGGGCTTTTGGCTGGCTAAGCGTTATCTGGCACCTGTGGGGCAGTGTTTGTGGTTGATGCTGCCTCCAGGTATCACAGGCAGTAGCAGCGTGGAAATTACGCTGTTGGACCATGAAGCTGACCCTGGCGGCTCAGTGCAGGCGCAAATCGTTAGCCTGCTGCGTGAACATGGTGATATGAGCCGTAAACAGCTTGAAAAGCTGATGAAGCGCAAGCGCATTAGCTCGGCTTTAAGCGCCCTTGAAGAATCTGGCGTCATTGAGCAAGATGCCGTCCTCGCACCCCCCACAGCCCGCCCCAAAACAGTACGCACGGCGCGCCTGCTCATTATGCCAGATCAGATCGCCGCAGGGCAGCGTGTGAGCTCAGGACAGTGGCGTATCATCAATTTGCTGGCGCGCTTTCCATATCCTTTGGATGCATCGCTTATTTACGAGGTGACAGGAGCCAGCAGCAGCACGCTTAAAGCGCTGGAAGATCGCGGATTTGTGGCACGTGGGGAACGGATTGCCTACCGGGATTCTCTGGCTGACCGCGACTTCATCCCCACAGAGCGGCTCGAACTCACACAGGAGCAGGTGCGCGTTTGGGATGTGGTGCGGGATGCGCTGAACGAAGCCAGAAAACCTATTTTAACGCGGCATCAAATTAAATCTGCGATTTCGCCAGGGACTGCAAAGGCTGTCCGTCAAAAGGGCACTGCCTTCTTGTTGCATGGCGTGACGGGTAGTGGTAAGACGGAAATATACCTGCATGCGATTGAGCATGTGCTTGCACAGGCTCGGCAGGCCATCTTCCTTGTGCCTGAAATTGCCCTGACGCCACAGACAATTCAGCGGGTGGCGGCTCGCTTTCCAGATCAAGTCGCGGTCGTACATGGCAGCCTGAGCACAGGCGAGCGTTATGATACCTGGCGGCGCGCCCGCAATGGCGAGATTAACGTCGTTGTCGGGACGCGATCTGCTTTGTTTACGCCGCTGCCGGATATTGGCCTGATTATCCTGGATGAGGAGCATGACCCCAGCTATAAACATGCGCCGCCCTTTAACCCACCTTATTATGATGCGCGTGCGGTGGCGGAACGCATTGTTCAGTTGAATGATGCGACGCTTATCCTGGGGAGCGCAACCCCGGCTATGGAGACGTTTTACCGGGCGCAGCACAACGAAATCGGCTATCTGCACCTGCCAAGCCGCATTATGGGGCATCGTAACCGGGTTCAACTACAGGCGGAGCGCATCGGCCAGGTGACGCGCTATAAAGCGGCGGAAGGCTCCGCTATGACGATTGATTTGCCGCCTGTACAGGTCGTTGATATGCGTGAAGAGCTCAAAGGTGGCAACCGCGGGATGTTCAGCCGGGCCTTGCAGGAAGGGTTGCAAACCGTTGTCGAGAACGGCCAGCAGGCTATTTTGTTGCTGAACCGACGCGGTACAGCCAGCTATGTGTTCTGCCGCGATTGTGGCTACACAGTTGAGTGCTCGCGCTGTGATGCGCCTATGACGTATCATCAGGCGGACGAACTGCTGCATTGTCATCGCTGTGGCTATCAAACAATGCCGCCTACTCGGTGCCCGAATTGTGGTAGTGATCGTATCCGTTACTTTGGCGCTGGGACGCAGCAGGTTGAAGCGGAACTAAGCCGTACCTTCCCGGATATTCGCGTGATTCGCTGGGATGCGGATACAGCCATGCAGCCTGATATGCATGAAGAGATTCTGGCGCGTTTTGTCCAGCAAGAAGCGGACGTGATGGTCGGCACGCAGATGATCGCCAAAGGGCTGGATTTGCCCCTGGTGACGTTGGTCGGGGTGGTGAGTGCAGACCCTGGGTTGGCGCTGCCGGATTTTCGCGCGGATGAGCGCGCCTTCCAGTTGTTGACGCAGGTCGCAGGCCGGGCAGGGCGCGGCATCCTGGGTGGCAAAGTTATTATCCAGACGTACCAGCCCCAGCATCCTAGCATCGCGTATGCGGCCCAACATGATTACACCGGTTTTTACGCCCATGAATTGCTCAACCGCAGAGAATTAGGCTACCCACCATTCCGGCGGATGGCGCGCATCCTTGTGCAGTCAACACACCCTGTGAATGTTCAGCGAGAAGCGGAACGCATTGCCGATGAACTCAACCATCGCATAGCCAAGTTAGATCTGTCTGATACAACGATTATTGGGCCAGCACCCTGCTTCTATACGCGCATTGATAAGCATTATCGCTGGCATATCCTGATCCGCAGCCAGGACCCGACGGTGCTGCTGCGCGGCCTGCGCCTGCGTGAGGGTATCTATGTTGATATGGATGTTCAGGATGTGCTTTAG
- a CDS encoding type II toxin-antitoxin system VapC family toxin, translating into MPTTNYVYFDSCVFLSYFNNETNRADIIEQILDETHEDKNRFIVTSSLSITEVAFVAGEKASNKKSRLRFDTEEKFDLLWRDSSILRFVDFQENLARKARQLMRITSERGYRLKPADAIHLVSAELVGASEFFTYDDLEKYSSFISIDIKLPYVVSRRMFNDQDFD; encoded by the coding sequence ATGCCAACAACTAACTATGTCTATTTTGATAGCTGTGTATTTTTATCGTATTTCAATAATGAAACAAATAGGGCAGACATTATTGAGCAAATATTAGATGAAACTCACGAAGATAAAAACCGCTTTATTGTCACATCCTCTTTGAGTATAACTGAAGTAGCTTTTGTTGCTGGAGAAAAAGCTTCAAATAAGAAGTCCCGGCTTAGGTTTGATACCGAAGAGAAATTTGACCTTCTTTGGCGAGATAGTTCTATACTCCGTTTTGTAGATTTTCAAGAGAACTTAGCAAGAAAAGCCAGACAATTAATGAGAATAACCTCTGAAAGAGGTTATCGTTTGAAACCTGCAGACGCTATACATCTTGTGTCTGCTGAATTGGTTGGTGCGAGTGAATTTTTTACATATGATGATTTAGAAAAGTATTCTAGTTTTATTAGTATAGATATCAAACTGCCCTACGTAGTTTCCCGCAGGATGTTCAATGATCAAGATTTTGACTAA
- a CDS encoding AAA family ATPase — MFENVGQVTRALAEQQYIATDEISTVMYLANQLGKPLLAEGPAGVGKTELAKAWAAASGMPLIRLQCYEGLDESKALYEWEYAKQMLYTQLLRDKLSEILSNAGTLTEAADQLGAEEDVFFSDRFLLARPLLQAITSEQRAVLLIDEIDRADAEFEAFLLEILSDFQVTVPELGTIAAKHRPVVLLTSNNTRELSEALKRRCLYLFVDYPTHDAELNIVRSRVPEMSERLASEAVQVVQSLRGLDLKKNPSVSETIDWAKALVMLNADSIDAKTLETTLTVLLKHESDVQKARRAMMRSQGDDDSRRGSRGYGTSGRRGWN, encoded by the coding sequence ATGTTTGAGAATGTCGGCCAAGTCACCCGCGCCCTGGCAGAACAGCAGTACATCGCAACGGATGAAATATCGACAGTCATGTACCTGGCTAACCAGCTCGGCAAACCTTTACTGGCAGAAGGTCCGGCAGGGGTTGGTAAGACGGAACTCGCAAAGGCCTGGGCCGCTGCCAGTGGGATGCCGCTCATCCGTCTGCAATGTTACGAAGGCCTTGACGAGAGCAAAGCGCTCTATGAATGGGAATACGCCAAACAGATGCTTTATACGCAGCTTTTGAGGGATAAGCTCAGCGAAATCCTCAGCAATGCGGGCACCCTGACCGAAGCAGCAGATCAATTAGGCGCGGAAGAAGATGTCTTCTTTAGCGATCGCTTCTTACTGGCACGCCCCCTGCTGCAAGCCATCACCAGCGAACAGCGTGCCGTGCTCTTGATTGATGAAATTGACCGCGCAGATGCAGAGTTCGAGGCTTTCCTGCTGGAAATCCTCTCTGATTTCCAGGTAACAGTGCCGGAACTGGGCACCATTGCGGCCAAACATCGCCCGGTTGTGCTGCTGACCAGTAACAACACGCGTGAACTCTCGGAAGCGTTAAAACGCCGCTGCCTCTACCTCTTCGTGGATTACCCAACCCACGATGCCGAACTGAATATCGTCCGCAGCCGAGTGCCAGAGATGAGCGAGCGGCTCGCCAGTGAAGCCGTGCAGGTCGTCCAGAGCTTACGCGGCCTGGACCTGAAGAAGAACCCCAGCGTCAGCGAAACGATTGACTGGGCCAAGGCGCTCGTCATGCTCAATGCAGATAGCATCGACGCCAAGACGCTTGAAACAACCCTGACCGTCCTGCTCAAGCATGAGAGCGATGTGCAGAAAGCACGCCGCGCCATGATGCGCAGCCAGGGCGATGATGACTCGCGTCGTGGCAGCCGGGGCTATGGCACAAGTGGGCGTCGTGGGTGGAATTAG
- a CDS encoding glycosyltransferase family 4 protein, which translates to MRLPHYTVGMKTILLISRCPPYPLHFGDRLIVWHLARQLAQRGYTIDLLAYAQRSQDWQEQAEYAAFFRDVQLVEEPRRSQWAYLKRLLLPRLRFPVKANQAWSPQMWQAVESRVQQRPYDVVHLFGGVQVYEFWHAVQKVPALITPYESYSLYLKRELMQSPNVMTQINQRVAAAYERFMFTPYARTVVLAEPDRAELLRLNPSLAVEVIPNGIDLGAFKAERSHRDAATLLFVGNYEYGPNVDAALYLAREIFPQVQQVVPDARLQLIGNEPPPALKALASEQIMVPGRVPDVQPYLAQATAFVCPLRIGAGIKNKVLEALAMGTPLVASPIAVDGIDVVDGQSALVAAPDQMAAAVIRLLRDAALGQRLAQQGQALIAAHYTWEAVADRYEALYDQLQR; encoded by the coding sequence ATGCGCCTGCCCCATTACACTGTCGGCATGAAGACGATACTTCTCATTTCCCGCTGTCCCCCTTATCCGCTGCACTTTGGTGATCGCCTGATCGTCTGGCATCTGGCGCGCCAATTGGCCCAGCGGGGCTATACGATTGATCTGTTGGCTTATGCTCAGCGCTCGCAGGATTGGCAGGAGCAGGCAGAATATGCGGCGTTCTTCCGTGATGTGCAATTGGTCGAAGAACCCCGCCGCAGCCAATGGGCTTATCTCAAACGGTTACTGCTGCCCCGGCTGCGTTTTCCGGTAAAGGCGAACCAGGCATGGTCTCCGCAGATGTGGCAGGCTGTTGAATCCAGGGTTCAGCAACGGCCATATGATGTGGTGCATCTCTTTGGGGGTGTACAAGTCTATGAATTTTGGCATGCGGTGCAAAAGGTGCCAGCGCTTATAACGCCCTATGAATCCTACAGCCTGTATCTAAAACGTGAGCTGATGCAATCGCCCAACGTGATGACACAGATCAATCAGCGTGTGGCGGCGGCGTATGAGCGCTTCATGTTCACGCCCTATGCGCGGACGGTCGTGCTGGCGGAGCCGGACCGGGCTGAACTCCTACGGCTGAATCCATCCCTGGCGGTGGAGGTGATTCCAAATGGCATTGACCTGGGTGCTTTCAAAGCTGAGCGTTCCCATCGTGATGCGGCGACGCTGCTATTTGTAGGCAACTATGAATATGGGCCGAATGTGGATGCAGCGCTTTATCTGGCGCGGGAAATCTTCCCACAAGTGCAGCAGGTTGTGCCGGATGCACGTTTGCAGCTCATCGGTAATGAGCCACCACCAGCATTAAAGGCACTTGCCAGTGAACAGATTATGGTGCCGGGGCGTGTGCCGGATGTGCAGCCTTATCTGGCGCAGGCGACGGCTTTTGTGTGCCCGCTGCGCATAGGGGCGGGCATCAAAAACAAAGTGTTGGAAGCCCTGGCGATGGGGACGCCACTGGTCGCCAGCCCAATCGCCGTAGATGGTATCGATGTGGTAGATGGACAATCTGCGTTGGTGGCTGCGCCTGACCAGATGGCAGCGGCGGTCATCCGCCTACTGCGAGATGCGGCTTTAGGGCAGCGTCTTGCCCAGCAAGGGCAGGCTCTCATCGCAGCACACTATACTTGGGAGGCTGTCGCAGATCGCTATGAAGCGCTTTACGATCAACTCCAACGATGA
- a CDS encoding flavin-containing monooxygenase, protein MTDSTHLQGSHPQRAAEDVLVIGAGPAGIATAYALEQAHIRYKVVDKATMIGSTWCSLYPSLSLNTSRYYSHMPNVPFPREYGMFPTGSQYYDYLLKFAQSHDFNIHLGVAVHSVTQAGDMWQVETDQGTWLYPVVISATGIFGHPVIPEDLQEKLSGFTGEAYHAHDYKTPEQVRGKRVIVIGNGPSGVDISVEASSAARETTILMRNGIILRRRYPLGISRYTWLLIADAILPRGWCNKLLNFLVNHFGYSDAEKYGLIPPPPGEGGLTPYAGPELLNAVKAGQVQPKIGEISHCEGQTLYFKDGTTQEAEVVIMATGYYPVLHEYLKVDLPMTETPAEKAGSCEWELGPNGERGWPARDTSTHPNGRQIVGYPGLYLVGTYYKGKGAMYNFNVEAAVATEQIKAYLRENASQFEQQPVIS, encoded by the coding sequence ATGACAGATTCAACACACTTGCAAGGTAGCCATCCACAACGCGCCGCAGAAGATGTCCTCGTCATTGGCGCTGGGCCAGCGGGCATCGCCACAGCTTATGCGCTGGAACAAGCCCATATCCGCTACAAAGTCGTCGATAAAGCGACAATGATCGGCTCTACGTGGTGCAGCCTGTATCCTTCGCTGAGCTTGAATACATCACGCTATTATTCGCATATGCCCAATGTCCCTTTTCCCAGGGAATATGGCATGTTCCCGACGGGCAGCCAGTATTATGACTACCTGCTGAAGTTCGCCCAGTCGCACGACTTCAACATTCACTTAGGCGTAGCCGTCCATAGTGTGACGCAAGCAGGCGATATGTGGCAGGTAGAAACGGATCAGGGCACGTGGTTGTATCCGGTTGTCATCAGTGCGACGGGTATCTTTGGTCATCCGGTCATCCCTGAAGACCTGCAAGAGAAGCTCTCCGGCTTTACCGGCGAAGCCTACCACGCGCATGACTATAAAACGCCGGAACAGGTCCGTGGGAAGCGCGTCATCGTCATTGGCAATGGTCCCAGCGGCGTGGATATTAGCGTTGAAGCGAGCAGCGCAGCCCGCGAAACAACCATCCTGATGCGCAATGGCATTATCCTGCGGCGACGTTACCCGCTTGGTATTTCACGCTATACCTGGTTACTCATCGCGGATGCGATTCTACCGCGTGGCTGGTGCAACAAGCTGCTGAATTTTCTGGTTAACCATTTCGGCTATTCCGACGCGGAAAAATACGGCCTCATTCCGCCCCCACCTGGAGAAGGTGGCCTGACGCCTTATGCTGGCCCGGAACTGCTGAATGCCGTCAAAGCAGGTCAGGTACAGCCCAAGATTGGCGAAATCTCTCATTGTGAAGGTCAGACACTGTACTTTAAGGACGGCACCACCCAAGAAGCGGAAGTGGTCATCATGGCGACAGGTTACTATCCTGTGCTGCATGAGTATCTCAAGGTTGATCTGCCGATGACAGAAACACCCGCAGAAAAAGCCGGTAGCTGTGAATGGGAGCTTGGCCCCAATGGCGAACGCGGCTGGCCCGCACGCGATACCAGCACGCATCCCAACGGGCGACAAATTGTAGGCTATCCGGGACTGTATCTGGTTGGCACGTACTATAAGGGCAAAGGGGCGATGTATAACTTCAACGTAGAGGCTGCTGTCGCCACAGAGCAGATCAAGGCCTATCTACGGGAGAACGCCTCTCAATTTGAGCAGCAACCTGTCATCAGCTAA
- a CDS encoding DNA alkylation repair protein, whose amino-acid sequence MIAEAQDLRQQIIAHAPDWANAQPEPQETGSSRPRYGVRIPVMRQIMKTWATANKDRVSYGHWGAILDALYKAQSVDECIMAGMLLGHFTAYRQRLPLATLDSWLAHLEGWIEVDSTCQSAFSEREMLDRIEEWEPFLKALNSDANIHKRRASLVLLVKPIRGSNARIAQLALAQIDGVKHEHDKLITKAVSWVLREGVKSHRQLIADYIAANRDSLPALAVREVTRKLETGRK is encoded by the coding sequence GTGATCGCTGAAGCGCAAGACTTACGCCAACAGATCATCGCGCATGCACCAGATTGGGCCAACGCCCAACCTGAGCCGCAGGAGACAGGTTCTAGCCGCCCGCGTTATGGTGTGCGAATACCTGTGATGCGCCAGATTATGAAAACATGGGCCACCGCGAACAAAGATCGTGTCAGCTATGGGCATTGGGGTGCGATCCTCGATGCCCTTTATAAAGCACAATCCGTCGATGAGTGCATCATGGCGGGAATGCTGCTAGGGCATTTTACAGCCTATCGGCAGCGACTGCCCCTGGCAACGCTCGATAGTTGGCTGGCACATCTTGAAGGCTGGATAGAAGTAGATAGCACCTGTCAATCGGCCTTTAGCGAGCGAGAAATGCTCGACCGTATTGAAGAATGGGAGCCATTCCTAAAGGCGCTCAACAGCGATGCCAATATCCATAAACGGCGCGCTAGCCTGGTCCTGCTGGTCAAGCCCATACGAGGCAGCAATGCTCGCATTGCACAACTAGCACTGGCACAGATCGATGGCGTCAAACATGAACATGACAAGCTCATTACCAAAGCTGTCTCCTGGGTCTTGCGAGAGGGAGTTAAATCGCATCGGCAGCTCATTGCCGATTATATCGCTGCAAACCGCGATAGCCTGCCCGCCCTCGCTGTACGAGAAGTCACGCGCAAGCTGGAAACAGGTCGTAAGTAA